GAAAAGAAACATCATGGTGATCGGCGGCGGTGTGATCGGTCTGACCGTTGCGCTTGAATTGACTGAACAAAGCGGAGTGAACGTCATCCATGCATTCCCGAAGGCTGGGGATGCGCTGTCGGCCTCACGGGCCGCGGGAGCGATGCTCGGAGCATTCGGCGAGCTTTCCGCCGATGACGGCCCCGAGGAGATGGAGGAGTTCGACTTCCGGCTTGCAGCGCAGCGTTACTACCCGGCATGGCTGGCGCGGCTCCGCGACCTGTCCGAAACCCGCGTGTCGCAAATCGAGGGCACCGTCATCATTGCCAACAACCTCGGTGCGCGGGATCGCGATGGCATCCGCCGTATGCACGATGAGGCGGCGCTGCGCGGGGAGCCCGCCGAGTGGATCGAACCCGGCGACGTACCGGGGCTCAGGCCGAGCCCGGTACAGGCACCCTCACTGTGCCTCTATCTGAAGAACGAACATGCCGTCCATTCCGGGGAACTGCTCGATGCCATGGCGCAGGCGCTGGCGCGGCGCGCCAACTATCGGCACCTCGACACCACGGTCACGCAGGCAAGGCCGCAGGGGGCGTCCTGGAGCGCCAAGCTCGCAGATGGCAGCGCGGTCGCCGCCGATGCGGTGGTGATCGCCAACGGTTCGAAGTCGCTCGAATGCCTGGAGCCTTCGCTCGCCCGGGAAGCCGCACTGCCCGCCCTGAGCTTCGGAAAAGGCGTGTCGTGCCTCATCAGCGGCGCCCCGGCCGTCGCGCACACGATCCGCACACCGAACCGCACTTTCGCCTGCGGTATCCACGTCGTTCCGCGGCCCGAAAGCGGTGGCCTTTATGTCGGGGCCACCAACTTCACGGGCGTCGACGAAGAGGCCGAAGCCAAGGTGCAGCCCGGCGAACTGCACGGCTTGTTCGACGAGGCGATCCACCAGATCAACACCGACATCCGCACGAGCCGCATCGAGCAGATCCGGGTCGGCTTTCGTCCGATCGCCGCCTTCAAGCGGCCATTGGTCGGCAAGACGCGCGTGCCGAACCTGCTCATCGCCACCGGCACCTACCGCAATGGGGTGCTGATGGCACCCCTTGTGGCGGCAATGATCGCTGCAGACCTGGGCCTTCGTGCCTCGCCTTACGTGGACAACCCGTTTTCCGTGACGGACAAGCAAACGCATCAGGGTTGGGATGTAGACCGGCTGTTGGATGTGGGAGTGCGCGATCTGGTGGCCTTCCTCCAGGAACCGCGCAGTCCGCTGCCTTACAGCCGTGCCCGCGAACTCGAAGACTATGTGCGCAGCCTGCTGCAGGCGGCAGTGCGCAACGGAGAGGAGAAGGCCGGAGGAGACTCGCTGCACGCGATGATCCAGGCCCGGCTGAAGGAGGCCCCCTTCAACGAAACCGTACATAAGCTTTTCTACGAAATCGGTGAGCAGTCGCGGCGGCCCGCCACCACGCTGGTAGAAACCGAGAAGGCGTAATGCCAGCCCCTGCGCTGGCCTGATCGTGCCGTGGGCAGGGTGGCGGGCTTGCTTCTAACGCCACCAGCGCCCCGGTGCATCGCGGACGCCGTGCATCGCTCCCCCGCAGCAGGCGATGGGCTCCGCATGTCTGATGGCACCGGGCACCGGGCATCGGGCCAGAGGGGGCGAGAAGCCGATGCGCCATCGGGGTTCTCCCGGGGCGGCCCCTGCGGGTTCTACCCAACGCCACCCCCGGGGGGGCTGCGTATATTCGTTTGCAAGGCCCGGCACCGCCGGGAGCGAAACCTTCCGCCAACGAACACCCGCCGCCCCGCATGCACCGCACCCCCTTGCCGTACCGGCCCGCAGCCGGCCCTTCGTGCGCAACGCCTGGAGCGTGGCGCCCGGGCGCTGCCCCGGACTGGGGCGCTGCGCTTGCCGGCCCGGCCGCGCCGCCGCGGGAGGGTGGGGCTTGAGTGCGCCGTCGGCCCCTCCGGCCGCCATCGGGCGGGGGCGCCTGAGGGCCTTCGCCACGGTGCACGACGGGCACGACGGCGGCTGGCTGCTGCCCGGCCCGCTGGTGCTGCGCATCATCGTTGCCGCCGTCCTGGCGGTGCTGCTGGCCGGCGGCGTGTCGGCCTGGCTGGTGGCGCGCGCGGCCCAGCAGGATGCGCTGCAGCGCCTCATGGACCGGCAGACCGACGAGGTCGAGGCCATCGCGCGGCTGCTCTCCAGCAAGATCGAGCAGAACCAGCGCGTGCTGGCCACCGTGGCCGAAAGCATTCCGGTGTCGATGATCGACGCGCCCGATGCGCTGGACGCGCTGCTGCGGCAGGGCCTGCCCGCTGCCCGCATCTTCGATGCGCTGCAGATCGCCCGGCGCGACGGCAGCCTCAGCCTGCAGTGGCAGAACGGCCGCCCGCACGACGGCGCGGACCTGGACCCGGCCGAGCGCGACCAGTTGCGGCGCACGCTGCTGGAGGGCAAGCCCCTGGTGTCGGGCGTGATCGGCACCGGGCCAGCCGATGGGCGCGTGATGTTCACCCTGCCGCTGCGCGGCGCGGAAGACGGCGGTGTGCAGGGGGCCCTGGCGGGCACGCTGCGGCTGCAATCGCAGGGGCTCCTGCCGCCGTCGATGGCGCTGCCGGCACGGGCCGATTCCCGGCTGGTGGTCTTTGCGCGCGACGGCACCATCCTGGCGCATCCGGACCCGGGCCGCGTGCTCGGGCCGGTGCGCAGCGAAGCCGGCCTGGCGCAGGTCTACGACCGTGCCCTGCAGGGCGGGCAGGCGGCCGTCGTGGGGCGGGGGTTCTCCGAAGTGGTGGCCGGTCAGGTGGTGAGCGTGGCGGGCCTGCCCCTGCCGCAGTGGCTCGTGGCCCGGGTGAGCGATTCGCGGGCCGATCTCGATGCGCTGGCCGGTGCGCGCCAGCGCGGTGCGGTGCGTGCCGCCGCCGCGACGGCAGGCGCCGCCCTGCTGGCGGCGCTGGCCATCGCCATACTGGCGCAACCCCTGGCGCGGCTGCGCCGCCGGGCCGAACGGGCCGGCGGGCAGGGGCTGCCGGACGACGATGCACCCTGGCCGGGAGGCACCGGCGAAGTGGATGCGATCGGCAGGGCCTGCCGCACGCTGGGCGACCGGCACACCGCGCTGCAATCGCGGGCCGATGTGCTGCAGGACCAGTTCCAGGCCGTGCTCGACCACGCGCCGGCGGGCATCGTCATCACGCGTGCCGGCCTGCTGGAGGTGGTGGGGCTGGAGGCTTGCCGCATGCTCGGCTACGAACCCCATGAATTGCAGGGCCAGCCCGCACGGCTGCTCTACCTGAGCGATGCCGCGTATGCCGACCTCGGGCGGCGCGTGCGTGCCGAGTTCGCCGCCCACGGGGCTTTCGACGGCGACGTGTGCTTCGTGCGCAAGGACGGCGGCGCCGTGTGGGCGCGCGTGCTGGGCCGCGCGGTGCGCGGCGGCGGCGCGCCCGGGGCGGGGGGCACCGTCTGGATGCTGGAAGACCTCACCGCCGCGCGCGAAGCCCGCAAGCAGGAAGACTGGTCGGCCGGGCACGATCCGCTCACGCAGCTGGCCAACCGCGAGGCCTTCCAGCAGCGGCTGCATGTGCTGCTGTCCGATCGCGCGCCCCGGCCCTTTGCCGCGGCGCCCGGGCGCCATGGCGAGGCCGCCCCGGGCATCGGCGGCGGTGTGCCGGTCCGTGTCCCGTCCTCTGCGGAAGCACCGAACCCGCCGCAGGTGCTGGAAGAGGGGGCCGGCGTGGTGCTGTTCCTCGACCTCGACCACTTCACCGTGGTGAACGCCATCGCCGGGCACGATGCGGGCGACGACGTGCTGCGCCATGTGGGCCGGCTCATCGAGAACCAGGTGCGGCACGTGGGCTGGGCTGCGCGGCTCGGCGGCGATGAATTCGCCGTGGTGCTGCCTGGCTGCCCGCTCGCCCGCGGGCTGGCGATCGCCACCCAGCTCTGCGCGGCCGTGCATGCCTGGGAGCCGGCCTACAACGGACGCGCCTACACCCTCGGCGTGAGCATCGGCCTCGTGCCGCTGGGCGGCGGTGTCTACGACGTCTCGGGTGTGCTGCATGCGGCCGACATGGCCTGCTACGAAGCCAAGCGCGCAGGGCGCAACCGCGTGGAAGTGCGGTGGCTGCATCCGGAAGGCTCGGCCCCGCCGCCCGCGTCCGGCAGGGACACGGCCTGAGTCTGGGCCGTCCGGCAGCGGCGGACTCGAAAGAGCAGGATTCGCCCCGGTAACTGCCGATTCGGCCGTTGTCGAGTGCCGCGCGGAAACATTCTGTTCTTTGGAACGGATGCGGTGTCGGGGCCCCTGCGGCCTGCAAGCTTGTGCATAGTGCGTGCCGCGCCCGCCGCAGGGGTCGGGTGCGATGGAGGCCCGCCGACATGGCGGGCCGTGCCTCCATGCAAAGGAATAAAAAACAATGTCGCTTGCTTATTGGTTCCGGGAGGGACCCGCGGAGCCCATCGAGGATGGGCAGATTCAATATGGACCGGCGAAGGGGATGCCCAAGCTGGTGTTCAAGGGGTTTGACAATGCACACAAGCTTGTGCAGAAGATCGCCACCGTCGATCCGGTGCGCAAGAAGATCATCCTGATCCAGCCCGGAGAGAAGGCCCTGTATGTCTCGGGTTTGAGGGAACGGGGGGTCAACGGGTACCTGTATCTGTTTGCCCATGCGACCGCACAGCGCATTCAGGGGGTAACCAACATTGGAGAAATCGCCCGTGTCATTCGCGACAGTGGCATCTGGCACAGACAGCCGATCCTGATCGATGCTTGCAACTCAGGGGCTTCGTCCGACGGCGTAGCCAGCGCCTTGGCCGGAGCACTACGCACCTATGTCACGGCACCCACTACGCTCACCTGGAACCATCCTCGGGGAGGCTCCGCCATCGGTCAAGGCGCGTTCGAGAAGTTGCCGGGGGCATTGGCGCGACTGGCTATCCCCAACTTTCTGCGCCCAGGGCAATGGCGTACTTGGGGGCCAGATGGCCAGGCCCTCGCTACTACGCGAACCTCACCGCGCGATGGCGGCGAACTCGTCAAGGGCCCGCTGGCCCATGAACTGCTGAGGAAACGATGATGCCCCGATGGTGGAAACGCATCGGCTGCGGCTTTCAACTGCTTCTGATCCTCTCGCTCCTGCTAGGCGCCTACACCGCATGGTGGTGGATCGACAGCGCTCGCACCTGCGAGACGCAGAATGAATACAACCTTCGCGGGATCTGTCTCATGCGGATCCAGGAGCGCGCCGAGCAGGGCGACAACGCCGCGCAGTGGACTTATGGCAGTTACCTCGAAACGGAACGCCGGGAAACGGAAGCGCGTGCTTGGCAACTGCAAGCCATGCACGGCGCCCAGGTAGGGTTGGCTCTGCGGGGCGAAATGCTTTCCTTTTGCGACCGCATGCCCGGTTTCGAGGCGCGCACGGTCGAGGGAATCATGCTGCGCGTGGCGCGAAACAGCCCCGATGCGCACCTGCGCCTGCTCCAACTCTATATCTACCCTCAATGCGGCGCCTTCGACCTCGACAAAGCCAGCGCGCAGATTCCCCTGCTGACGCAGTGCGCACCCCTCACGCTGCGCGACTACCTTGAAAGCGCCGAGAGCGCGCATCGCCGCGTACTGCCCGCCACGCGAGAGGCCATCCGTGCCAACGTGAAAATCTGCGAAAAGGAGCTGGCAGGGCAGACGCCTCCGGATACGACCGTGCAGGAGATCATTCCGGTGCGAAGAGACCATCTGGACAATCTGGCGCGCAGACTCGCCGCACTGGAGCCATGAGATATAGATGCCGCAGTTCCTTTGGCCTCTGGCATGGTGGAAACGCATCGGCTGTGGCTTTCAACTGCTTCTGATCTCTTCTCTCGTGATCGCCGCCTGCACCGCATGGTGGTGGATCGACAGTGCTCGCTCCTGCGAGGCGCAGGACGAATACAACCTTCGCGGCATTTGCCTCTTGCGGATCCAGGAACGCGCCGAACAGGGCGACAGCGCCGCGCAGTGGGCCTATGGGCACTATCTTGAAGCCGAAAGCAAGCAGGCAGAGGCCCAGTTCTGGCAGCGCAAGGCGATGCATGGCGCGCGCACTGGACTGGGCCTGCGTGACAGCATGGAAGCCTACTGCGACCGTGTTCCGGGTTTTGAGGCGCGCACCGTCGAATCCACCATGCTGCGCGTTGCGGAGAACAGCCCCGATGCGCATCTGCGCCTGCTGCAGCTCTACACCTACCCCGGCTGCGGCGCCTTCGACCTTGATAAGGCCAGCGCGCAGATTCCTCGGCTGACCCAGTGCGCTTACCTTGCCATCGCCCGCTATCTGCGCACTGCCGAGGAAAAGCGTTATCGCGTATCGCCTTGGGTCCGGGTTGCGATCCAGTCCAACATGAAGCGTTGCGATCAGGAACTGGCGCACCCACCTCTCCTGGGCACGACAGTCCGCGAAATCATGCCGGTACGACAACAAGACCTGGACGACTTGGCGCGCAGACTCGCCGCGCTGGGGCCATGAGCCCCCCTGCTGAAGACCCCCGGGCATGCCAACCCAGGCCCGGTGCCTGGCGGTAGTGGCCCTCCGCCGCTTTTTCGTCCTTCACCCGTCCTGCACGCCCCCGAGCGCCCGCAGCACATTCTCTGCCGTGGCAGGCGCCACCAGGTGCACCGGCCCAGCATCGCCCCGTGCGGCGGCCACGGCTTCGCGCAGGGCTTCGTACACGCTGATGGCCAGCATGAAGGGCGGCTCGCCCACGGCCTTGCTGCCGCCCACGTTGTCCTCGCGGTTGGCCTCGTGCCAGAACGCCACGCGGAAATGCGCGGGAATGTCGCCCGTGGCCGGGATCTTGTACGTGCTGGGCGCGTGCGTGGCGAGGCGGCCTTCGGTGTCCCACACGAGCTGCTCGGTGGTCAGCCAGCCCATGCCCTGCACGAAGCCGCCCTCGACCTGGCCCAGGTCGATCGCCGGGTTGATGCTGCGGCCCACGTCGTGGAGGATGTCCACGGCCAGCACCCGGCTCTCGCCCGTGAGCGTGTCGATGGCCACCTCGGTGCAGGCCGCGCCATAGGCGAAGTAGTAGAACGGGCGCCCCGTGAGCGTGGCCTTGTCGTAGTGGATCTTGGGCGTGCGGTAGAAGCCGTCGCTCCAGAGCTGGATGCGGTTGGCGTAGGCGGCCTTGACCACGTCGCCCCAGGCGTGCGATGCCTTCGGGGTCCGGATGCGTCCGCCCTCGAAGCGCACGGCGCCCGCGCCGCAGCCGTCCATGCCGGCGACGAAGGCCGCCAGGTTGTCGCGCACGTGCCGGGCCGCGTACTGGGCCGCACGGCCATTGAGGTCGGTACCGCTCGACGCCGCCGTGGCGCTGGCGTTCGGCACCTTGCTCGTGTCGCTCGCGGTCACGAGCACGCGCGCCAGCGGCACGCCCAGCTCGTCGGCCACGATCTGCGCCACCTTGGTGTGCAGGCCCTGGCCCATCTCGGTGCCCCCGTGGTTCACCTGCACGCTGCCGTCGGTGTACACGTGCACCAGCGCGCCGGCCTGGTTGAACAGCGTGGCGGTGAAGCTGATGCCGAACTTGACCGGCGTGAGCGCCAGCCCGCGCTTGAGCGTGCGGTGCCGCGCATTCCACGCGGAAACTGCCTCATGCCGCCGTCGATATTGAGAAGTTTGCTCTAGTTTTGGTAGCAAATCGTGCAGGACGTTGTCTTCCACCGCCATCTGGTAGTGGGTGACGTTGCGCTCCTGCAGGCCGTAGAGGTTGGCCAGGCGCACGTCCAGCGCGTCGCGGCCCAGCGCGCGCGCGATGTCGCCCAGGATGGTCTCGATCGCGATCACGCCCTGCGGGCCGCCGAAGCCACGGAACGCCGTGTGGCTCTGCGTGTTCGTCTTGCAGCGGTACGAGGCGATCTCCACGTCTTCGAGGAAATACGCGTTGTCGCAGTGGAACACCGCGCGGTCCGCCACCGGTCCCGAGAGATCGGCCGAGAAGCCGCAGTTCACCGCCATGCGCAGCCGCAACCCGTGGATGCGGCCCGTGCCGTCGAAGCCCACGTCCCAGTCGTAGGCGAAGGGGTGGCGCTTGCCCGTCACCATGAAGTCGTCGTCGCGGTCGAGCCGCAGCTTCACGGGCCGGCCGGTCTTGTGCGCGGCCACGGCCGCCCAGACGGCCAGGTGGCCGGCCTGCGTCTCCTTGCCGCCGAAGCCCCCGCCCATGCGCCGGCACGCCACGGTGACGGCATGGCTGTCGATGCCCAGCGCGTGCGCCACCCAGTGCTGCACCTCGCCGGGGTGCTGGGTGCTCGAATGGATGTGCCATTGGCCCTGTTCCAGCGGCAGCGCGTAGGCGATCTGGCCTTCGAGGTAGAAGTGCTCCTGCCCGCCCACTTCCAGCGTGCCGTGCAGCCGGTGGGGCGCGGCCGCCAGGGCGGCTTGCGCGTCGCCGCGGCGCACGACCACCGGGGGCAGTACGTAGCTCTCCTGCGCGAGCGCCTCGTGCACCGACAGCACCGGCGGCAACGCGTCGATGTCCAGCCGTACCTGCCGCGCCGCGCGGCGGGCCTGCATCACCGTGTCGGCGAGCACCAGCCCCACCACTTGGCCCGCGAACTGCACCGTGTCCTGGGCGAACACGGGTTCGTCGTGCGCGAAGGCCGCCAGCACCGGATCGCCCGGCACGTCGCGCGCGAGCACCACGCCGCGCACGCCCGGCAGGGCCAGCGCAGCGCCGGCCTCCACGCCGCGCAGGCGGCCGTGCGCCACGGGCGAGAGGATCGGTGCGGCATGCAGCGTGCCCTTGACCTCGGGCAGATCGTCGATGTAATGCGCTCCGCCCGCGACCTGCGCACGGGCGCTTTCGTGGAAGGACGATGCACCCACGGCGCGGCGCGCGCTGCGGGGCTCGGCATCCAGCCCCGGGGGCGGCGCCTTGCCGGCCATGGGGCCGGCGGCCCCTGCGGCGTCCGCGCGCGCGGCCACGGCATCGTCGCCCGCATCGCGGCTCAGCAGGGTGTCGGTGGAGGAGGGCGCGCCGGAGGCGGGGTCTTCGCGCCGGTTCATGCCTGCTCCTCCGGGCACGTCACCGGGCCCAGCCGCTCCAGCGTGGCGGGCTGCGCGCCGGCCGCCGCGGCCGCTTCGGGGCTCTCCAGCCAGCAGCGCTGCAGCAGCGATGCCAGCACCGCGCGGCGGTAGGCACCGCTCGCGCGCATGTCCGAGATGGGCGAGAACTCCGCCTGCAGCGCGGCGCCTGCCGCCAGCGCGGCGGCCTCGTTCCAGGGCCGGTCGGCGAGCGCGGCTTCGGCGGCCCGCGCGCGCGACGGCACGGCCGCCACGCCGCCCGCGCCGATGCGCGCCGCCTGCACGGTGCCGCCCTGCAGGGTCAGGTTCACGGCGAGGCACACGGCCGAGATGTCGTCGTCGAACCGCTTGGACACCTTCCACGCGGCCAGCCGGTCGTGCGGGCCGGGCAGCGGCACCTCGATGCGCGCCACGACCTCGTCGGGCGCCAGCAGGTTGCGCCGGTAGCCGGTGTAGAAATCCTCCAGCGCGACCGACCGCTCGCCGCGCACGCTGGCCAGCGCGATCCGCGCGCCCAGCGCGATCAGCACCGGCATCGAATCGCCGATCGGCGAGCCGTTGGCGATGTTCCCGCCCAGCGTGCCCGCGTTGCGCACCGGCAGGCCCGCGAAGCGCTCGGCGAAACGCTGCAACACCGGCCAGTGTCCGACCAGCGCCGCGAACGCATCGGTGAGCGTGGCCGCCGCGCCGATGGCCAGCAGGCCGGGCCGGGCCTCGATGCGGCACAGTTCCTGCGCGCGGGTGACGTCCAGCAGGCGGGCGAACTGGCGGTGCTGCTTGGTGATCCACAGGCCCACGTCGGTCGCGCCGGCCACCACCTGGGCGTCGGGGTGCGCCGCGCGGGCGGCCAGCACGCCGGCCAGCGTGCTTGGCGCCAGGTAGGCATCCTCCACTGTCGATATAGAGGCCAAATCTGCTCCATGCCGCCGGATTTGCTCATTTGTTTGCTCTAGTTTTTGTAGCAAATCATCCTCGTCCAGCCGGTGGACGGGCCACTCGCCCATGCGCTGCGCGGCCTCCAGGATGGGACGGTAGCCCGTGCAGCGGCAGAGATTGCCCGACAGCTCCACGGCGGCGCGCTCCCGCGTGATGGCGCGGCCCTGGCAGACATGGTTCTGGTACATGGCGAACAGGCTCATCACGAAGCCCGGCGTGCAGAAGCCGCATTGCGACCCGTGGCATTGCACCAGCGCCTCCTGCGCGGGATGCAGCGGCCGCGCGGCGGGCGGCGCGGGCGTATCGGCCACCTCCGGCGCGGCGGTGCGCTGGATGAGCGGGTCCTGCGCAAGGTCCTCGGCCGTCCAGAGCGCCATGCCGTCGATCGAAT
The DNA window shown above is from Acidovorax sp. NCPPB 4044 and carries:
- a CDS encoding NAD(P)/FAD-dependent oxidoreductase, with product MKRNIMVIGGGVIGLTVALELTEQSGVNVIHAFPKAGDALSASRAAGAMLGAFGELSADDGPEEMEEFDFRLAAQRYYPAWLARLRDLSETRVSQIEGTVIIANNLGARDRDGIRRMHDEAALRGEPAEWIEPGDVPGLRPSPVQAPSLCLYLKNEHAVHSGELLDAMAQALARRANYRHLDTTVTQARPQGASWSAKLADGSAVAADAVVIANGSKSLECLEPSLAREAALPALSFGKGVSCLISGAPAVAHTIRTPNRTFACGIHVVPRPESGGLYVGATNFTGVDEEAEAKVQPGELHGLFDEAIHQINTDIRTSRIEQIRVGFRPIAAFKRPLVGKTRVPNLLIATGTYRNGVLMAPLVAAMIAADLGLRASPYVDNPFSVTDKQTHQGWDVDRLLDVGVRDLVAFLQEPRSPLPYSRARELEDYVRSLLQAAVRNGEEKAGGDSLHAMIQARLKEAPFNETVHKLFYEIGEQSRRPATTLVETEKA
- a CDS encoding sensor domain-containing diguanylate cyclase → MSAPSAPPAAIGRGRLRAFATVHDGHDGGWLLPGPLVLRIIVAAVLAVLLAGGVSAWLVARAAQQDALQRLMDRQTDEVEAIARLLSSKIEQNQRVLATVAESIPVSMIDAPDALDALLRQGLPAARIFDALQIARRDGSLSLQWQNGRPHDGADLDPAERDQLRRTLLEGKPLVSGVIGTGPADGRVMFTLPLRGAEDGGVQGALAGTLRLQSQGLLPPSMALPARADSRLVVFARDGTILAHPDPGRVLGPVRSEAGLAQVYDRALQGGQAAVVGRGFSEVVAGQVVSVAGLPLPQWLVARVSDSRADLDALAGARQRGAVRAAAATAGAALLAALAIAILAQPLARLRRRAERAGGQGLPDDDAPWPGGTGEVDAIGRACRTLGDRHTALQSRADVLQDQFQAVLDHAPAGIVITRAGLLEVVGLEACRMLGYEPHELQGQPARLLYLSDAAYADLGRRVRAEFAAHGAFDGDVCFVRKDGGAVWARVLGRAVRGGGAPGAGGTVWMLEDLTAAREARKQEDWSAGHDPLTQLANREAFQQRLHVLLSDRAPRPFAAAPGRHGEAAPGIGGGVPVRVPSSAEAPNPPQVLEEGAGVVLFLDLDHFTVVNAIAGHDAGDDVLRHVGRLIENQVRHVGWAARLGGDEFAVVLPGCPLARGLAIATQLCAAVHAWEPAYNGRAYTLGVSIGLVPLGGGVYDVSGVLHAADMACYEAKRAGRNRVEVRWLHPEGSAPPPASGRDTA
- the xdhB gene encoding xanthine dehydrogenase molybdopterin binding subunit, yielding MNRREDPASGAPSSTDTLLSRDAGDDAVAARADAAGAAGPMAGKAPPPGLDAEPRSARRAVGASSFHESARAQVAGGAHYIDDLPEVKGTLHAAPILSPVAHGRLRGVEAGAALALPGVRGVVLARDVPGDPVLAAFAHDEPVFAQDTVQFAGQVVGLVLADTVMQARRAARQVRLDIDALPPVLSVHEALAQESYVLPPVVVRRGDAQAALAAAPHRLHGTLEVGGQEHFYLEGQIAYALPLEQGQWHIHSSTQHPGEVQHWVAHALGIDSHAVTVACRRMGGGFGGKETQAGHLAVWAAVAAHKTGRPVKLRLDRDDDFMVTGKRHPFAYDWDVGFDGTGRIHGLRLRMAVNCGFSADLSGPVADRAVFHCDNAYFLEDVEIASYRCKTNTQSHTAFRGFGGPQGVIAIETILGDIARALGRDALDVRLANLYGLQERNVTHYQMAVEDNVLHDLLPKLEQTSQYRRRHEAVSAWNARHRTLKRGLALTPVKFGISFTATLFNQAGALVHVYTDGSVQVNHGGTEMGQGLHTKVAQIVADELGVPLARVLVTASDTSKVPNASATAASSGTDLNGRAAQYAARHVRDNLAAFVAGMDGCGAGAVRFEGGRIRTPKASHAWGDVVKAAYANRIQLWSDGFYRTPKIHYDKATLTGRPFYYFAYGAACTEVAIDTLTGESRVLAVDILHDVGRSINPAIDLGQVEGGFVQGMGWLTTEQLVWDTEGRLATHAPSTYKIPATGDIPAHFRVAFWHEANREDNVGGSKAVGEPPFMLAISVYEALREAVAAARGDAGPVHLVAPATAENVLRALGGVQDG
- the xdhA gene encoding xanthine dehydrogenase small subunit; this translates as MPRSRPLRFIRRGQPVELGGVPPDRTLLELLREDLGDCATKEGCGEGDCGACTVVLGSAVEGRVRLQAVNSCIRLAHSIDGMALWTAEDLAQDPLIQRTAAPEVADTPAPPAARPLHPAQEALVQCHGSQCGFCTPGFVMSLFAMYQNHVCQGRAITRERAAVELSGNLCRCTGYRPILEAAQRMGEWPVHRLDEDDLLQKLEQTNEQIRRHGADLASISTVEDAYLAPSTLAGVLAARAAHPDAQVVAGATDVGLWITKQHRQFARLLDVTRAQELCRIEARPGLLAIGAAATLTDAFAALVGHWPVLQRFAERFAGLPVRNAGTLGGNIANGSPIGDSMPVLIALGARIALASVRGERSVALEDFYTGYRRNLLAPDEVVARIEVPLPGPHDRLAAWKVSKRFDDDISAVCLAVNLTLQGGTVQAARIGAGGVAAVPSRARAAEAALADRPWNEAAALAAGAALQAEFSPISDMRASGAYRRAVLASLLQRCWLESPEAAAAAGAQPATLERLGPVTCPEEQA